The Triticum aestivum cultivar Chinese Spring chromosome 6D, IWGSC CS RefSeq v2.1, whole genome shotgun sequence genomic sequence TCTTTCCAGAGATTCCAGGCAATGTACATGACAGTCATGACCTGAGATCTCGTAGTGCGGTTCTTGGTGTATCTTGAGGTTTTACAACACCAGTTGGAGATAGAGGTAGCAGTCGTAGCAGCATCCACGTGCTAGGTAGCGAGAGCACACCAAACCTGCTTGGCAAAAGCGCAGAGCAGCGTCAAGTGAACTGCACTTTCACCAACCTGATCGCACATAGGACACAACGCAGCGTGTGGCCACCCCCTGTCCCTTAATCTGTCTGCTGTCCAAAGCCTCTTTTGGAGATGCAGCCAAATGAAAAGCACACTTTTCCTTAGTTTTCACAGACCTAATCTTGTGCGGTCTAGGATCCTTCATCTTCCCCAGAAATTGGGTGTTGTAGGCAGAACCAGGAGAGTAGCAGTTATTAGCTGTGAGACCCAGGTGAGTGGtgagaagaaacactcttatcCTCATGAAAGAGTTGTTAAATTGCGCCTCAGAATTTATTCTCTGATGGCCTCTCATCCATCTGTTATTCGTCATCCCATTCGGACTGAGAGGTTTTTGTGGGCAGCTAGCTTGTATAGTATAGCTCTGGCTCAAGGTTTTTGTGCGCGCCAGTTATCAACCAATTGTAATTCCAGAAGGAAGCACATGCACCGTTGTTGTTGTTGATAGTGGTGCAAGCAGCAAGGCAAATTCAGAGTTTTTCTCTAAGCATCTCCAAGACATGTTGTGGCTGTAGCTGTATGCATAGCCTGATTTTGAGTTTCTTGTTACTACAGTAGTTCCTTAAATCTTTGGAACTGAACATACGTCACAGATGCGCAGCTACTACTCTGATTAAGTACTTGCACATGAAAATTGTTAGTAATAAATCTATTTCTGATCTGTGTTTGAAATAAGCCCCAACTCAATGAACCTGGCTTAGCCCTTACCTTCTCAAGATTGTGCTGTTCTTTTGAACCACCTATTTTGCATTATGTTCAAAAGTACTCCcttcatcccaaaataagtgtcttaaacttagtacaactttgtacttagttagtacaaagttgagacacctattttgggatggagggagtagttgcttGTTATATGCATTGTAATTATTTTATCACAAGGTGACAAGCTTTGAACCTGACCACCAAGTGAAAAATTTCATTTTTATGTTACTGTAGGGATCATCTGACATTTCAAGTACTAATCGATCTCAGATTGAGCTTCTTTTGCGATGGCGAGGAGATCTAGCAGGAAGACAAAATTGCAGACTGTTCTCACCGACCTCCCTGACGCACTCATCGTCGAGATCCTGTCACGGTTGCCACTTAAGTCGCTGTGCTGCTGCAAGTGTGTCGACACGCACTGGTACTGCCTTATCTCCCATCCCGAACACCTCAAGAAGCTCCCACAGACCCTCTCCGGCTTCTTCTTTGACACTGAAGACATAGGGCGCTGTCCCAAAgtagctcggcactttgccaatatCGGTGAACCACCTCAGATTGATCCCAGTTTCCCCTTCTTGCCGCCTGAGTTTGAGCTTGTCAGGCTGGAAGATTGTTGTGATGGCCTTCTCCTGTGCTGCTCTTCTCAGCATCCGTTCCGCCGTTTAGTTTGCAATCCTGCTACAGAGAGATGGGTCGTGTTACCTGCGTTGCCAGCTGACTCCAGTTGTGTAGCTCAGGAAGACACCTTTCATTTGGTTTTCGACCGTGATGTTTCCTCCCATTTCCATGTGTTTCAAATTGTGTTGAAAGATTGGCGGCGGGTGGCGGGCATAAATATGTACTCCTCGGGAACTGGGTCATGGAACTTCATGGAAAGTGGGTGGGACTCTGATTCCACAATTTGTGACAGATGTGTGTTTCATCAAGGGATGCTGCATTTTGTCAGCGCTCAGTCTACAGTAGTGTCGGTAGATGTGGAGGGGAAGAAATGGAGGGCAATTTCAGTGCCAGAAGGAGTGGAAAGGTCTGAGCTTGGTTTTCTTGCTCGGTCCCAAGGGCACTTGCATTACATGGTGCACACAGGGATTCGTCAAGAAGTTTCCATCTGGTGTCTTGAGAAGTATGATTCGGATGAATGGACGCTGAAGCACCGTGTGAGCAATAACAAGTTGCTGAACGCGAGAGGTAAAGTCTACTACTATGAATACTATATCATCTCGTGTCATCCAGATCGTAGTTTGATTTGCTACGCTAATCATCGAGACAAGACATTGATGGCGTATGACATTGATCGCGAGGAGGCTTGCGTTCTCTGCACTTTTGGGCGAGGCGATTTGATATCATGTTTTCCCTATGTTCCTCTGTTGAGCGATTCGAGTGTTCCCCTAGTAGTTAGTTGCTCCTCGGTCTTGTAAACAAACGATTTGCAGCCGTGTAATGCTTCAAGTGCTAGCTGTGTAATGGGATGATTGAGAGACTCCCCATTGATGAGCTCTACTTGTTAACTCAGAACTTCTATGCACGTACTGCTACTTGCAGAATTATATACTATGTAGTTTTGTTTATCGTTGCATGCAGCTCGTATATGCACATGACAGAATTGCTTATCTTTGGTATATATGAGTATGGATCCTTTGGGTGCCAATAGTTGTTGGCTGAAAGTTAAATGAGTACTCTATTATATATTGTATGTGTAGTTTTGCTTACCGTTGGAAGCAGCTGATATATTTGGTATATATTATATATTGTATATGTAGTTTTACTCTATTATATATCTTTGGTATATATTATATATTGTATATGTTGCACGTGACAGAAACATCTTCCTCTTAGAATTGCTTATCTTAGCTATATGAATATGGATCCTT encodes the following:
- the LOC123146334 gene encoding putative F-box/kelch-repeat protein At3g17540, which produces MARRSSRKTKLQTVLTDLPDALIVEILSRLPLKSLCCCKCVDTHWYCLISHPEHLKKLPQTLSGFFFDTEDIGRCPKVARHFANIGEPPQIDPSFPFLPPEFELVRLEDCCDGLLLCCSSQHPFRRLVCNPATERWVVLPALPADSSCVAQEDTFHLVFDRDVSSHFHVFQIVLKDWRRVAGINMYSSGTGSWNFMESGWDSDSTICDRCVFHQGMLHFVSAQSTVVSVDVEGKKWRAISVPEGVERSELGFLARSQGHLHYMVHTGIRQEVSIWCLEKYDSDEWTLKHRVSNNKLLNARGKVYYYEYYIISCHPDRSLICYANHRDKTLMAYDIDREEACVLCTFGRGDLISCFPYVPLLSDSSVPLVVSCSSVL